One genomic region from Pseudoduganella lutea encodes:
- the flgL gene encoding flagellar hook-associated protein FlgL has protein sequence MAIRISTQMMYDRNVSLQANLQGNLLRTQLQLAQTMRVLTPADDPVASARALEVSQSQGMNKQFEVNRQYAVASLTQVDSVMETVNGIMDEIRQGVLSAGNPGQSQADRETVARALEGQLADLLGQANTADGSGGYLFSGFKTNTQPFALTASGATYFGDQGERELQVGSGRQMAISANGSQIFEQNLTGNGTFQTKADPGNAARGGTGIISPGTVIDAAALTGDNYTINFTKDATSGLVQYSVTNTTDGSVAVPPTDFKAGEPITFDGMSLDIAGAPADQDVFTIEPSTNQSVFTTIRDVIAALRNPGVGPTANSQLTNALNTANQNLQNAADNMLSVRTTAGARLREIDVLDDSGSAMDIQYTAQITDLVGLDEAGQIAAASLFQQQIASLQAAQQTFRAVTQLSLFSYI, from the coding sequence ATGGCAATTCGTATCAGCACCCAGATGATGTATGACCGTAATGTGTCGCTGCAGGCGAACCTGCAGGGCAATCTGCTGCGCACGCAGTTGCAACTGGCCCAGACCATGCGCGTGCTGACGCCGGCCGACGATCCGGTGGCATCGGCCCGTGCACTGGAAGTGTCGCAGTCCCAGGGAATGAACAAGCAGTTCGAGGTCAACCGCCAATATGCCGTGGCGTCGCTGACCCAGGTCGACTCGGTGATGGAGACGGTCAATGGCATCATGGACGAGATCCGCCAAGGGGTCTTGTCGGCTGGTAATCCTGGGCAGAGCCAGGCAGACCGCGAAACGGTCGCCAGGGCGCTCGAAGGGCAGCTGGCAGACTTGCTGGGCCAGGCCAATACGGCGGACGGCAGCGGGGGCTATCTGTTCTCCGGCTTCAAGACCAACACGCAACCGTTCGCGCTGACTGCCTCGGGCGCCACGTATTTCGGTGACCAGGGCGAGCGCGAACTGCAAGTGGGTTCCGGCCGGCAGATGGCGATCAGCGCCAACGGCTCCCAGATCTTCGAACAGAACCTGACCGGCAACGGCACGTTCCAGACGAAGGCGGACCCGGGCAACGCGGCCCGTGGCGGCACCGGCATCATTTCGCCGGGCACCGTCATCGACGCGGCCGCGCTCACCGGCGACAACTACACGATCAATTTCACCAAGGATGCCACGTCGGGCCTGGTGCAGTATTCAGTGACCAACACAACCGACGGTTCGGTCGCCGTGCCGCCCACCGACTTCAAGGCCGGCGAACCGATCACTTTCGATGGCATGTCGCTCGATATCGCCGGCGCGCCGGCGGACCAGGACGTGTTCACGATCGAACCCAGCACGAATCAATCCGTCTTCACGACGATCCGCGACGTGATCGCCGCCTTGCGCAATCCGGGTGTCGGACCCACCGCCAACTCGCAGCTGACGAATGCGTTGAATACAGCCAACCAGAACCTGCAGAATGCGGCGGATAACATGCTTTCCGTACGCACGACAGCCGGTGCACGCCTGAGAGAAATCGACGTCCTTGATGATTCAGGCTCGGCAATGGACATCCAGTACACCGCACAGATCACCGATCTCGTCGGTCTTGATGAAGCGGGACAGATCGCCGCCGCCTCGCTCTTCCAGCAGCAAATCGCCAGCCTGCAAGCCGCCCAGCAAACGTTCCGCGCCGTCACCCAGCTCTCGCTGTTCAGCTACATCTGA
- the fliR gene encoding flagellar biosynthetic protein FliR yields MQLLTIADLNTWIAGFIWPLSRILGLIAASPVFGNARVPRTARVGFGVVVAIAIAPLVPAVPATDPASWEGMLILAKEMITGVMMGFAMRLVFAAVEMAGEISSLTMGLGFASFFDPMSQGRSSAISQFLTWIATLMLLVANVHLWLLEALAESFFTLPISGRMFHGGGFWELALWGAKIFSAGLQLSLPLVAALLIANVALGVLTRAAPQLNLFGIGFPITLGVGFIVLMIALPYLAHPLVNLLGQGAEKAQMIPRALQGEGNIAPKPQGAVR; encoded by the coding sequence ATGCAGCTGCTGACCATCGCGGACCTGAACACGTGGATCGCCGGCTTCATCTGGCCGCTGTCGCGGATCCTCGGGCTGATCGCCGCATCGCCCGTGTTCGGCAATGCCCGCGTGCCGCGCACCGCCCGCGTGGGCTTCGGTGTCGTGGTCGCGATCGCCATCGCGCCGCTGGTGCCGGCAGTTCCCGCCACGGATCCCGCGTCGTGGGAAGGCATGCTGATCCTGGCGAAGGAAATGATCACCGGCGTCATGATGGGGTTTGCAATGCGGCTCGTGTTCGCCGCCGTCGAGATGGCCGGCGAGATCAGCAGCCTGACGATGGGCCTGGGCTTCGCCAGTTTCTTCGACCCCATGTCGCAGGGGCGCTCGTCGGCGATCTCGCAGTTCCTGACCTGGATCGCCACATTGATGCTGCTGGTCGCGAACGTGCACCTGTGGCTGCTCGAAGCGCTGGCGGAAAGCTTCTTCACATTGCCGATCTCGGGCCGCATGTTCCATGGCGGCGGCTTCTGGGAGCTGGCGCTGTGGGGCGCGAAGATCTTCTCGGCCGGCCTGCAACTGTCGCTGCCGCTCGTTGCCGCCCTGCTGATCGCCAACGTCGCGCTCGGCGTACTGACCCGCGCCGCCCCGCAGCTGAACCTGTTCGGCATCGGCTTCCCGATCACACTGGGCGTGGGCTTCATCGTGCTGATGATCGCCCTGCCCTACCTCGCCCACCCGCTCGTCAACCTGCTGGGCCAGGGCGCGGAGAAAGCGCAGATGATCCCCCGCGCGTTGCAGGGCGAAGGCAACATCGCCCCGAAACCACAGGGAGCTGTCCGCTAA